ATCCCCATTTGAATCATCTTGGAGATGCAGTTCAAAAAAACGAACCCGGAGTTCGCGttaaaattaccaaaaatatTTTGACGATATATAAGAATCAATTCAAACCATTTGAAGGCATATTTGGCTGCAAACTTGACACAGATGATGATGGAAACTTTAAGTTTAAAGGAACTCTCTTTCGTTTTCCTCTGCGTACTTATACACAGGCTACtagaagtaaaattaaatcaaCAGAATACAGAAAGAGAGAAATTATAGAATTATTACATAAATTAATATCGGGAGCTGCAAACTTATTGCCTTTTACACAGAATGTGACTGAACTAGTCGTATACCATCTTGATGGGAAAAGTTGTAATCCAGAATTGGATCAACAGCTTTTGTATAAAGTCGCCAAATCAAACGTTGGAAGCGAAGACGAACCGTTTTTGCAAACTGTTGTCGCAAGAAATCATCTACACGAAGTCTCTAAACAAATTTCACGCATTCaaaaaattgatataaagtttAATTTTACAGACAAAATACAACTACTATCAACACATTTTAAACCATTTTCTGGAAAGCAATCTTGGATTATTTCATGGGATACTGGGAAAACTTTATTTGATCTTGAAAAGAGATTACGAAAAAATGGTGCTGTCACAATTGGCAGTGTTGCCATACCTGTTGATAGTCAGGGAAAGATATTACAACTTTCAAAAGTCCCTGAAGGTTTTTATTCAGTGAGTCACCTGTTCTGTTTTTTGCCATTGCCTCAACAAACATCGCTACCATAAAATATCAATGGATGTTTCATGACTGCACGAGACAGAAGATGTATTGTCACATATAATGAGGATGACATTTTAAACGAAAACTGGCAATGGAACGATGCTTTACTAACAGATGTAGTTCAAAATGCATACATTAATCTTGCAAGTTTTATTACTTCAACATCTTTATTCAGCAACGTGTTAGAAGGTTACTGGGAAGCATGGCCACTTTCGACCGAAAATGATCGCACCATCAGTCACTTGGTaacatcattttataaaaatgtgaTGGAAAGAGACCCAGTTGTTTTCTATCGAAAAACCAAAGATACAGTTATCTCCTGCTCATTTAGTCAAATGTTATTCTTGGAACCTACATTTCGAAACGTTCAAACCATCGGTCAAATTGCTTTCG
The window above is part of the Mytilus galloprovincialis chromosome 4, xbMytGall1.hap1.1, whole genome shotgun sequence genome. Proteins encoded here:
- the LOC143073712 gene encoding sacsin-like, whose product is MFQLCPMMIHLSLTVKNCTFSEDVRNLNEDTGIVFVHPDIAEVASMLGITSLTKRTLEKSTVFIPWGQKEPLTTTIANELESYADGFSIPKELLQNADDAKAKRIGFLYDERENKDLQAKLFDKGMAECQGQALWVYNDAMFQQKDFVNILNIGGKTKLMDNDKIGKFGLGFSSVYNITDVPSFISGDTLVVLDPHLNHLGDAVQKNEPGVRVKITKNILTIYKNQFKPFEGIFGCKLDTDDDGNFKFKGTLFRFPLRTYTQATRSKIKSTEYRKREIIELLHKLISGAANLLPFTQNVTELVVYHLDGKSCNPELDQQLLYKVAKSNVGSEDEPFLQTVVARNHLHEVSKQISRIQKIDIKFNFTDKIQLLSTHFKPFSGKQSWIISWDTGKTLFDLEKRLRKNGAVTIGSVAIPVDSQGKILQLSKVPEGFYSVSHLFCFLPLPQQTSLP